TATCCTTGAATTAAAACTTCGGCATAGTTTGCCGTATGACTATCATATAGATAAAGTAGGGCAGTGCGTAAAAAACATTCCTGATAAATGTTACAACGATGTAAGTATATTGAATATTCAGGTGGTCGATTGTATTTGTCAGCATCTTGAAGAAGCAAATAACTCAAAACTTCATTCGATAGCACAAGTTATTATGCATAATAAAAAGTGGGACTTTTTGATTGACTTCTATAAATCAGTTGAAGATTCAAGCTCGCTTTTCAACCATTTGGGCAGTATCGTTGATGGATTATGGAAGATCTTCGTGAAACAGAATTCCGATGAATTATTCGAGTCTTGGTTACGATTCCTCGAATTGAACCATTCCACCAAAGAAAGTCGTAACTGGTTGAATAAACACTTCGCATTTATATCTCATAGAGTAGATCTCATAGGTTTTGATACAATCAAACAAATAGTGTCGAATGGAAAACTGATTTTTACAGATATAGATGCAGAGTCTAGGTGTTTGCTTGAGTATGTTGTAGAAAACAAAGCATATATGTTGACACCAGAAAATGTTGTATGCGCATTTGTTCATTATCGAAATGAGAGGGTGGAAACATTGGATAATTATCCTTTAAATGTTACAATACTGAGGAGCTGTAAATCAGCTAAATCTATATCAGATTATATAGATGAATGTTTTGACAATGCACTAAATAATGTATTTATTACAGATACGGCAAAAAAAGAGAGTGTGGGAATTATTCTTGAAATTATTAATTCTGAGGATATAACAGAGGACACAAAACGCAAATACCTTTCTGGGCAACAGAATAAAGTTTCTCTTTCCGATGTTAACAATATACAGTGGGAGTTCGCTATTGAAGTTGATATAGTTATACCAGCATGGCCTGAGATATATGCATTTTATGAGAGTCAGAATAATGTAATGATTTCCAGTTTGCGAATATTCATTACCAAACATATTGATGAATTAACAGATATATCTGAATTGGATGATACTCAGAAAGAACTACTGGCACACAGTGCTTTATTGACATCAGATTTTGAAATTTTGGTATACGATAAACTTGTCAAAATCTTTGATGGAGTTACATTTAAGGATGCGGATATTAACAGTGTAGATAACGCTCATTTTAAGTCGTTACTTTGTGCTGATATGCTTCCATATAGCACATATTATACGACAACAATTAGAGACAATCATAGTGATGTACTTACTTATTATGTAGATAAGTATTTGGATGAGTGTATTATAGAAATAGAGGAGTTGCCTACAGATATGAGGCTATACAAGCATCTTATGAAAAATCCAAGAGTAATCGGTGAAAAAGCTCTAAGTGTAGTTCAACATTTTCTTCCTCATATTGTGTGGGATAACGAATTGGCAAATATCACTCTTCCTGTGTTGAAAAACAATATTGAAAAATTTGATTATGACATAGAGAAGAACATTTTGGTCGCCTCTACTAATTTGCCAGAGCGATTGTCTTTTTTGATAGACTTGGTTGAAAAGTTTAGAGATGATTTTGACATTGTGACAGAATTAATAGAGTCTTTAGGCGATTCTTATCGAAGTATTACAGATAAATCAAAAAAGGCTACTATAGAAAATAATCACATGAATGAAATGCTTTTAGGGAAGCTAAAAACTATTGGATATATCTCATCATATAGAGAAGATGATGATAAACTTCGTGTAAGTCATAAACGTAATCACTAAATCAAATGCAAGAGAATAGAGGAATTTATAACTAAAGTTATGGAAAGAAAAGGGATTGTTTGATAACGAATAAAATAAAGTCTCAACCGATAGCATTCCTATCCGATTGAGACTTTTCGTTTATTTATCCCTGTCCGAAAACTTCTGTATAATTACAGCAATACCAATCCCCAAAACAACCATAAGAATACAACCAATAACAGCCTTCCAAATCAATCCGGAATGCAAAATCTCTGCATTAGCTACTATCATGCACACGAAAAAAGAAGATAGAGCAACTACAATGGTAATCAAAATGTAGAATGCCGTATCTGGGATGGGGATGGCATTGCTGGCTTTCTTTATTCTTCGCTCGGCTTCCTTACATTTGCTCTCAATCTGGCTGAGAAAATTGTATAGAAGGGTCGCACCGAATTCTACTGCTAACTTCTGTATTTCTTCAGAAATAATAGGTTTGCACTCATGTATAGAGTCGGATAGATTTTCAACTTCTGTTCTCAGCTTATATACGTTGTCATTCAGGCTGACAAGTTCCTTTGCGTTGATATCGAGTAACCGCTTTTCTTCCTCCAGATATTCATTCTTGGGAGTGGCTTTTATGGCTTCCGCTTCACTCATTTCCGCGGAAAAATCGAATTTCTTTTTCATGTTCGGTTTCATGGGCTTATCGTTTTAATCCTGTTTTCAGTTTCTTTCCTAACGAACGACTGGCGGCATGAGCGCATCTGCGAGCCCATTGCAAATTGTCTTCATCCTTGTCTCTCCACGGAAGGTCGCTTTGTGAGCCTCCACCACCTCCACCGGTTGTTACGTTGGGGGTATCTATCAGTCCGACAAATATAGCTACTGCCATATCGGTAAGTTCCTGACAGTTGGCAATAAACCTGTAATCAAATTCGTCATTAAAACAGTCAAGTATTTTTTCCGGAATATAGAATCTGTAATCCTTACCTTCATGGCTGAGGGCATAGGAAATCATATCCTGACTATATGTGAGATATTGGGTATAGTCAATAGGAGCAACCTTATGTATCGCTGCCTGTTGAACGGCTTTGGGAGCATTATTTCTAATGACGGTAGCTGACTGATGGTGCAGTTTCTCCCATGTCGCAGGAAGTTTCGAGACCATCAGGTTCCTGCCGATTCCCAATTCTGAAGCCTTGTATTTGGTGTTTCCATTCATGAGGGCATATCCACGAAGAATACCTTTCTTGTCCTCTCTTTCATGGACGGTATAACCTTTCCGTATAAGAGTGTTCTTGTACTCATCCCATGACCATGATGGCATTGCTTTCAACACCTCCATACAGTCCCGGTTCACTTGTGGAATGTTACGATTTCTGATTTGTTCTGCAGTCGTCCAGCCACGTTTCTTTGCCACTCGCTCGGCGGCACGTTGCGCCCGAAGATGAATGTTATGGTCGTTGTTGATATTGCCATTTTCATCCAAACGGCAGACCGCAGCATGGAGGTGGGGAACTTCGCCTTTGGATTCTGTATGCAGCCAAACAGAGTATTTACTGTTAGCTAAATTGGTTGGACAGGAACGGATTTTTCCATCCTTGCCGGTAATCACCTGTTTGTCGAACTCCTCGGCGAAATCTTGCCAAAGTTTTTGCCAATCTTCGATGTCATAGAATTGGGTATGTTTGGGCGATGGACTCAACTCGATTCTGATAACGGAGTTCTTTATCGGGCGATGCTGGGATATGGTCAACTGCATGGAGTTCCATATCCCCATAGCGTCCGGTTCTGAGGGCAACAGATTGTCCAATACCCGATAAATTTTCTCCGGATGCTTCTTATGTTGTGATTCACCGGTAATGTAACGGAGGTCGTTGATGCCGTGCGATATGGCTTTGGCTTTTGCAATCATTCTTCTTCGGATTTAAGGTTGGACGGAATTTTGTTCTTCTCTTTTACAGTATTCAGGAACTGGCAGACACTTTCGGCTACATTGCCAAGTTCCTTGAGCCAGTTGACCATGAACGGAATCTGATTGAACATTGCCATGCGCTGCTTTGTGGACATTCCGTGTAGGGCGGAGGTGTATTTTACGAGGTCTGCCCGACAATCGTCCAGATTCTGCAACAGGGCTGCTTCTTCTTTCGTAAGTCTCACTTTGGGCTTGAAGTTATAGGCACACGACAATAGGTAATCACTTATGGTCATACCGCATTGGGTAGCCATTGATTTTATATACTCCTTTTGAGTAGGAGTGACTTTCGCTCCGATGAAGACGTTTCTGGTTTCTTTAGAGGAGTTCGATGTATTTTCAATATCTTCTTTCATTTGAATCATTGTTATAATTGTGAATAGGTGCGAGCTTGCGAGTACCGCACCGGCGAGGGAACTGAGCAGGCAAGAGTGCCAGTGTACAACCGTAACGTAGTGAGGTTATACCTTGGCATATCTTGCAACAGATACCTGTTGATGCTTTCCGGCAAGCCATATTGGATGTACATACAGAATCGGCAGACGGATTTGAACCAGAAACTAAGATATTCATCTAAAAGAGGGGGGATAGAATGAATACCTTGTGTGCAACCCCTGACTACTTTGCTTTATTCTTATATATACGCCCCGACAATAAAGTAAAGTTGAACTCAATAATGGTATTCTGGATTGAAGGCATAATCTTTCCCTTCTTTTATAACCATTTGTTTGTCACTGAGCAATGTTGCGACCTTTACCGCCTTGTTATAACCGAGTTTTATACCCTGTAATCCGTAACCCTCTTGCAAGCGTTCTATATAATCATCGTAATTGTTGATGTTGCCATTGGCAAAAACGGCATTCAATGCTGGACGATGTACATTCTTTGGAATCTCCTTGTCCGGATCGAACGGTCCTTTGGTTGGTCGTCCGGTCTTCTTCTCTTTTGGCAGATAGGACTCTACCGGTTCGGGTATGGCTTCCTCGTTTATGCGGAAAGCGAAAGGTTCAAACTCACGGTCGCGGATATGCACGGCTTCGACCACGCTTATGGTCTTGTCCTCTTTATCCACCTCGATCTGCATAATGGTTTCCGCTTTATTGTTGAGTTCAGTGCCGATGTGACCACGAGCATGTTCGTCATTCTTGTTCTGATGCAGTACGGTATGGATGTGAATCTGTCTGTCGTCCGTCCACTGCATGAATTTGGAGATGATATCGGTAGATTCACCGGGAGAATTGATGTCATACAGGAAATCACGAATGCCATCTATGATGACCAATCCCAAATCCGGTATTGTGCCAATGGCCTGTTCGACTATCGCCAGACGTAGTTTAGGGGAGAACTTGCGTAGAGCCAGCATGAGCAGATTATCCGGTTTCTTGTCTTCCGGCAATTCAGCTAAACGTAGGATTCGTTTCAATATCTGCTGGCAATGATGTCGTCCTTGCTCCGTGTCGATGTACAGAATATTTCGCTTATTATCGGGAAAAGTGGACCGATAATGAAGAACGGTGCTGTTTCTCAATGCCGATGCGACTATGGCCGATACGTTAAAGGTTTTCTTGCTTTTGGCTTTTCCGATGGACGCACTGAAGTTTCCTAATGTACCGATAACAGCATCGTCTACCATCAGCACCACTGGCGACTGCTCGTAGGTATTCGTCACGCTCACGATTGAATCTTCCATGTAAACCGCCAATTCTTCACATGAAGGAGTCGTATTGTCCGTCTTCTCCATCTTTACCAGTTTTTCGGGTTCGGTTTACGACGATGGGATGCGAGCATGGACTCATTCTCTTCCTCAAAACTTTGCGGAGCCGGAGTCTTTCGGGAAGATTCCAGCCATCTATCCAGTTCATCACGATAGATGTAGAGATGTTTTCCTTGTTTTATAACCGGAATATCATCCTTTTTGACCTTGTAATAAAAGGTTGACAACGGCATTTTAAGATAGTTGCAAGCCTCCTGTACGGTCATGGGAACGTGCGTGTTCTCTTTGGTTTCGTACTGCTTGGAAAGTTTCTCCGTTAGCAGATTTTCCATACTTGCGATTCTGTCGCATAGTTCGCCCACCACAGTCGGCAGGTCGTTGAATGTCAGTTGGTCTTTTTCCATATTATACTCTTTTAATCGTTTAATATACTGCGAACCAACTCAATGAAACCTTGCAGAACAATACAGACCGGATTAATTATTTCGTCTGCATGCGTTTTTTTAGTCTGAGTTACTATTATCTGTTTCTAAATGGAAGCGATAATCGCCTTTATCGGGCACGTCAATAGGAATCTGACTAGGAACTTGATCCCGTAAATTAAGTTTGAGATATTCAAGAGTCGCATTTTCGAGTTCGTGAGGAAATGAAGACTTGATAAAAACGGCTCTTTTTGCCAATGATACTCCCAAGCGTTCACCTACATTCCATGCCAGATGGCGAAGTCCCGGTGATCTCAGTGGATTATCTATATTGGAGCGAATGGGCTTGTATAAATCGGATCTATCACAGGCCATATACTCAATATTAGAAATGAGGATTGCAATAGCTTCTTTAGACAGATAGGGTGCGGTTTTAATAGTTACATATTCACGAATAGCATTCATGACTTCTACTTGTTTTTCTGCTTCTTTCTTTTTGATGTTCTCTCGTATTGTATCATAATTATCTATAACTGAATTATTGGGCTGTTCAATAGTTTGAATTTCATCTGCACAATCGGTTTTTATTTCGAAACCAGAGTCAGTAATAATAGGAGATTGCCGGTCAAAAGAAAAATTGATTGGATTCTTCGTCAACCATGTGTAGAAAAATCGTTGCAGTAGACCACACAATAGGATTGTAACCACAAGGCCGATTATAACTGGAGTCGTTATTGTTGTGGTATTGATTTTGTGATAAGTGAATAGGTAAGTGTCTACTGCCACATAGGCAATTACCAATAATGCAAGAATAAAACTTATCCTCTTGGTCCGAATTTGAGTATTATTTGTCATCTGCTGCAAGTATTTGAAATGGTTATATGGCAAAGTTATGTGCTATATTCCAGATATATATAATTAGTGATGACGAATCGCTCAATATTTGTAAAAAATAACGGTTAGAGTATGATTTCAGACTAAAAATCATACTCTAACCGCTTAAAAATAGGGATAAGTGGCTGTCAGTCCTTCCGTGTCAAGGTAATCTTCTTGCTAGCTTCACGTTTGTTGGCATCCACTACTTTGATATACCTTTGAGTGGTGGTGATACTCTTGTGTGCCATGATGCTCTGTATGGTGCGGATGTCCGTTCCGGCAGCTGCTTGTAGCGTTGCAAATGTTCTACGATACGAGTGAAATGTTATGTTCTTGGTAATTCCGGCAGAACGAATCCACTCTTTCATTGGGATTTGCGTCCAACTACGCATAAGTCCCTTGAATACCAAACCTTTCTTTTCAGAATTATAGCCTATCAATCCCAATGCTTCTTCACTAATAGGAATGATATCTTCCGCTTTGTTTTTTTGTGTAATGATATGTACGCATTTCCCTCCGGCTGAGTAGTCTACAATATCTTCCCAGCATAGTGCGAGTATATCACTGATACGTAAACTGGTCATACATGAAAACAGCGATGCTATTTTCAGAATGGGCTTCTTGCACGGTGTTTCAGCCAACTTGTACAGTTCATCTACAGACAGATACTCCTTGACTACATCCTCTGTTTCAATCTTATCCAAAAAATCATTGACATTGGTCTTTATCATTCCATTGCGGTAGAGTATTTTCAGGAATCCCCTGAAGGTAGACCAGTATCCCGATGCGGAGTTTCGTGTTATGCGTCCTTTGCGTCTCAGTTTTTTAGCTGTGAGCAGATACTCCCGAAACTTGTTGCAAAGGTCTATGTCAATCTCTTCAAAAGTACATTTACCATGTACGAAGTTGTTGAAATGCAGATAGACAAACTCCCATTTCTGGTCATGCTTACGGAGTTGCTTGCGATAATGCTCCAAGAAGTCTGCCTTGAGTTTGTACTTGTCAAAGAAGTCATACCGTTCATTGACAACTGACTCGAACCTGCGGCAACGGATGGCTTCGGCTTTCTCGGTCATTACCTCGTTGAAATTCTGTTCTCGTTTGTTTCTCGGATTGGCATAGACATAGATGCCAAGCGATTCATGACGGATAACTTTCATAGTCTCTTTGTCTCGATACCCAGGATAATAATCTAGATAGAAAGACATCATTCTACCTTTTAACGGACGTGTTCTCAACGTTACTGTTTTACATTCATGCATACTAATATATTTTTATGGTTATTATTAATTCGCTGGCAAAACTCTGTAATGTAATCATGCAGATTATCTACAGCAGAGATTAATTTTTGAATAATTAATGGATAGCGACAAATTAGATTATTTGTGAACACCCATAACCCTGTCAAACTCTACTTTTAGGAATCGGACGAACCGTCCGTTCTTCTCGCGATTGATCTGATGGAATTGCAGAATTCCGTAAACAGAGTCGCGGGAGAGTTTGAATTTTTCCATAGCCTCCTTGACGGTATAGTATTCCGCTTTGCTCTCCTGTTCTGAACTCTTCGAGAGGTCGAAGTGGAGCTTTGAGTAGAATATCTGCCCATGTTCCTTCTTGGATGGGATATTGTTCCGATACACCTGCGAACGGATGGCGACGCGTGTCATACCGTATTTTTCCTGAATATCTTCCGGTGTGTACCATTCGGTCAAGTCGGAATCCACCTCGTATTTGGCAAAGGCAGCATCGATATGTTTCTTGCTATAATAGTTGAATTGGCGTATTCGTACCTTCGGAACTTTGTGCTGCCGTGTATAAGTCCACACCCATTTGGCGTTGACCTTATATTTCTCTGCAATTTCTTCAGCAGTGTAATACTCAGTGATGTCGAAGTCCTCTTTAGGCATGATGCGCTCATACGGTTTGGTTTTCATCATTAGTTCGATGTCAGCACGACGAATGAGCGACTTCTTACCACTGATGCGTGAAGCCCGAAGTTTGGATTCCTTTACCAATTTATATATGTATTGTCTGGTTACGCCCATCAACTTTGCTGCTTGGGCAAAAGAGAAGAAATCCTGTCCCTCGGCGGCTTGTCGAGGTTGTAGCAACTCTTGCGAGCGTTTCAACTGCCGCTTGCGTTCCCGGATGCGTTCTTTGTAGCCAAGATTGGAACACTGATGGCTACAATAGCAGGTCGTTGTCTTTTGAGCTATAAATGGCTTTCCACACCGTTGACAAATCTTTCTTACTTCCATATTTTCCTCGTTTATATTGGGGATAATTTCTCCTTATTTCTCCCGGATTTTGTCAACACATGTAAACCATTGTCAACACACGTCAACTAATGCGTCATTGTGACATTCGGGCTAACCGTGAATTTGTGTCGCGGTAGAAATATGATAGAAAAATATGGATAAAAACCGTTACTACCAAATAAGGATTAGAAAGTGTTAAAATAGAAAAGCCGCTGAAATACAGCGACTTTATTCTAAATGGTTATAATTGGTTATGGCAGTTTCTAAGCCATCATTTGCCGATGCAAAAATGCTGAAAGATATTTTGAAGTACCATGTCATTTGTGACCTCACCGGCTATGTCTGAAATGAAGAAAATGCACTCCCGTATATCTTGCGAAAGGAAGTCTCCGGAGATTTGAGAATCAAGTCCGTCTTGTACTCTATGGATTGCTTCAAGTGCTTTGCTTAATGCCTCATAATGTCTTACGTTTGTTACAATAATGTCGTTTTGCGTTACTGTGGGTAAGTGAGCTGCATTAATGAGCATTTTTTGAAGTTCTTCCGTGTTCCCCCGTTGTTTGGCTGATATGAAAATGGACTCTGTATATTCTTTTGAGAAGTCTTTTAGTAAAGTTAGTAAATCCTCCTTTTGCTTTTCTTCGATCAAATCAGCTTTGTTGAATACTGCAATCAGATGTTTTCCTTCGCAACGAGGAATAATTTTTTCAGATAATTGTTCTATTTGAGAAGCAGCATTCACAGAATCTATCATCCAAAGAACAATCTCTGCCTGATCCAGTTTCTGGAAAGTACGTTCAATGCCCAAACTTTCAATTGTATCATTTGTTTCACGGATTCCGGCAGTATCGATGAATCGAAAGGTGACGCCTCCTATATTAATCGTATCTTCGATGACATCGCGCGTTGTTCCGTGAATATCACTGACAATTGCCCTCTCCTCATTCAATAGTACATTCAACAGGGTCGATTTTCCAGCATTTGTCTCACCGATAATGGCAACAGGAACACCATTCTTGATAGCATTGCCTACACTAAACGAATGGACTAGTCGGGAAATAACTTGCTCAATTTCATCGGCCAACTTCCGTAATGCCGAACGGTCGGCAAATTCCACATCTTCCTCACTGAAATCCAGTTCCAGTTCAATCATGGACGTGAAGTTCAGCAACTTGTTACGCAAGTCTGTCAGTTCTTTGCTAAAACCTCCCCGCATTTGACTCATTGCCAAACGGTGGGTCGCGGCAGATGAAGAAGCAATCAGGTCGGCAACAGCTTCTGCCTGACTTAAATCCATTTTCCCATTGAGGAAAGCACGTTGTGTGTATTCTCCCGGTTGAGCCATACGGCAGCCGTTCTTGATGAGTAGTTGCATTACTTGCTGGAGGATATAAGAAGAACCATGACACGTAATTTCCGTACTATTTTCTCCCGTGTAAGAATGAGGAGCACGGAAAAGACTAACGAGTACTTCATCAATGATTTCTTCTCCGTCATAGATACGTCCGAAAGTCAGCGTGTATGGCTTTTGATCATTAAATAGTTTGCCGGCTTTTGCAGGTTTGAAGATACGGCTAGTGATAGAAATGGCTTCCGGACCGGAAACACGGATGCTTCCGATAGCTCCTCCCTGGGCAGTAGCGATGGCACAAATAGTATCTTGGTTCATTATATTTTCTTTTTGAATGGGCAAAGATAAGGGTTTCTATGTAAAAAACAGAAGATTAGGGACAAGTTGTACTTTATTTGTTCATATTTGTCAGCGTTCAGCAGTGTACACAACAAAATATGCAAAACAAATAACCATGACTATGGAGTCAGTACAAATTTATATTCACTAAATGAAAATGGTGAGATCGTAAGAGAAAATTTGCAAAAGATACTTTCTGTACTTGCTGCGCATCAAATAATTTTGTGGGAATATGATATCCTTACGGGAAAATGCAGTTTTACGGATGATTATTTTCGTACACTTGGATTAAAAGAAGCCGGAATGGTTTTTAAGGATATTAATGACTTCTATCGGTTTGCTCATCCTGATGATATGGATGCTTGCCAAAAGTCTTTTGCAGCAATGCTTACCTCGGAATCAAAGACTTCACAGATACGGGTTCGTTGTATCGGAGAACATAAGGAAGTTATTTGGCTCGAAGACCATTTTCTCTCTTATAAAGGAAATGATGAAACACATCCGGATAAACTTCTGGCATATACTGTGAACGTAACTATTCCAAGGAAGTATATGATTTGTTTATTCACAATATCCATGAGTATCGCTCCTTTTGAAGGGAATAAAGTGCTGGTCCTGATTCATGATATCAGTGATCGGATTTGTCGCTCGAGGGAATTGATTGAGACGAAACGGTGGCAGAAGACGCCGATAAGCTAAAGTCTGTTTTTCTAGCAAATATGAGTCACGAGATTCTTTATCCGTGAAAAGCCCGACTTGATATTAATGGATATTCGTATGCCTGTAATGGACGGCATTCAGGCTATGGAAAAGATTTGTACTATGTCTTTTGCGGTACCCATTATCGCTGTAATGGCTTATGCATTTTATACAGAGCAGCAGGCTATTCAGGCAGGATGCAACGCTGTCATATCGAAACCTTATTCCATGGAAAAACTGAGAGAAACGATAGAATTCTCTATTGGTTGATTAATTTTCTGAAAGGGAATCAACATTCCGGAAATTGTAGTGTTATTAAGATAATAATAACACTCTAATTTTGTTGGAATATGAAGGAAGTAAAGAAGGTTGTACTCATCGGAGCGAGTGGTTTTGTTGGCTCAGCTCTTTTGAATGAGACTTTGAACCGTGGCTTTGAAGTGACAGCCGTGGTTCGGCACCCTGAAAAGATAAAGATAGAAAATGAGAGTCTGAAAGTGACGAAGGCGGATGTGTCTTCTCTTGAAGAAGTATACGAAGTTTGTAAAGGGGCGGATGCCGTTATCAGTGCGTTTAATCCGGGATGGAATAATCCCGATATATATGATGAGACAATTAAAGTCTATCTGACTATTATTGACGGAGTGAAGAAAGCAGGAGTCAACCGTTTTCTTATGGTAGGCGGTGCAGGTTCATTGTTTATTGCGCCCGGCTTGCGATTAATGGATTCCGGTGAAGTACCCGAGAATCTTTTGCCCGGAGTAAAAGCTTTGGGAGAGTTTTATCTGAAGTTCCTGACGAAAGAGAAAGAAGTGGACTGGGTGTTTTTCTCTCCGGCAGCGGATATGCGACCGGGAGTACGTACGGGACGTTATCGTCTGGGAAAGGATGACATGATTGTGGACATTGTGGGGAACAGCCATATTTCTGTAGAGGATTATGCGGCCGCCATGATTGATGAACTGGAACATCCGCAACATCATCAAGAGAGATTTACGATTGGTTATTGATTAAAGAAAGGAGCGAATCGGTAAACAGTCGGAAATTATATAAGTGAATCAATAAGTGAAGAAGAATGGCTTGAATATATATCACAATGTATAATTCAAGCCATTTCTTATTAAGTGGTTATTATCTTGTTGTTTTTTATATTCTGTCGAGCACCGTTTGAATCAACGTATCAATCGTATTTTTATATCCGGTATTCGCCTCTTTGATAAGGCGGTTGGCTATTACCATGCAGACAGTCATGGCCTTGTGTCCCATTAACCGGCTAAGTCCTGCCAAAGCGGAACTCTCCATTTCGAAATTGGTTATCTTGAAACCTTTGTATTCAAACGCTTCAATTTTATCATTCTGTTTCGGATCTGCCAACGGAATACGGAGCTCACGTCCCTGCGGACCGAAGAAACCTCCGGCGGCAATTGTCACGCCACGTACCATATCATCCTTCGCAACCCGGTCAATTAATTCTTCGCTGGCATCAATAACATAGGGCGCAGGAGCACACATATTTCCCGACCACCCCATGTGGTTGAGGAAAGCACGTTCGAAAGCCAAGTCGCATACAGCATTGCGTCCGGCATAGAAATTCAATAATCCGTCGAAACCGATAGACTTCTGCGAACATACGAATGTTCCCACCGGTGTATTTGGCTGTAAACCGCCGCACGTACCGATACGTACTAACTCTAACTGCCGGAACTGTTCTTTTTCTTCTCGTGTCTCGAAGTCGATATTGGCTAATGCATCCAGTTCGTTCATTACGATATCGATATTATCGCAACCGATTCCGGTAGAAACGACAGTAATTCGTTTACCTTTATATGTACCCGTGATTGTCTTGAATTCGCGGCTTTCCACTTCGCATTCTTTGTTTTCGAAATGAGAAGCTACGAGTGCCACACGTCCGGGATCACCAACCAGGATAACTTTGTCTGCCAACCATTCAGGTTTTACGTGAAGATGGAATACCGAGCCGTCTTCGTTGATAATTAATTCAGAGGATGGAAAGTACTTTTTCATGTTATTGAAAGGTTTTAGTTTTACAATAAGACTGTATCTATAAATACAAACGCCGGAACCGGATTTAAGTTCGGAAGAGGTATCTTTCTTTTTCCGCAGAAAAAAGAGCATACATCTTGGAACAGAATTGAAACCGGGTTCCGGCGTTTATAATAAATTATTTGCTCAACGGCTGATTACCGGTGTTTCCTGTTACCGGTTTAGCAATATTTTCACGCATGGAAGTATCTGCTTCGATATTTTTCATCCGGTAATAATCCATGATACCCAGATTACCGCTACGGAAGGCTTCTGCCATAGCTTTCGGTACTTCTGCTTCTGCTTCTATTACTTTCGCACGAGCTTCCTGCGCTTTGGCTTTCATTTCCTGTTCGGAAGCGACTGCCATTGCACGGCGTTCCTCTGCTTTTGCCTGCGCAATATTCTTGTCCGCATTAGCCTGATCAATCTGC
The nucleotide sequence above comes from Bacteroides caccae. Encoded proteins:
- a CDS encoding plasmid mobilization protein — protein: MKEDIENTSNSSKETRNVFIGAKVTPTQKEYIKSMATQCGMTISDYLLSCAYNFKPKVRLTKEEAALLQNLDDCRADLVKYTSALHGMSTKQRMAMFNQIPFMVNWLKELGNVAESVCQFLNTVKEKNKIPSNLKSEEE
- a CDS encoding AAA family ATPase, which gives rise to MEKTDNTTPSCEELAVYMEDSIVSVTNTYEQSPVVLMVDDAVIGTLGNFSASIGKAKSKKTFNVSAIVASALRNSTVLHYRSTFPDNKRNILYIDTEQGRHHCQQILKRILRLAELPEDKKPDNLLMLALRKFSPKLRLAIVEQAIGTIPDLGLVIIDGIRDFLYDINSPGESTDIISKFMQWTDDRQIHIHTVLHQNKNDEHARGHIGTELNNKAETIMQIEVDKEDKTISVVEAVHIRDREFEPFAFRINEEAIPEPVESYLPKEKKTGRPTKGPFDPDKEIPKNVHRPALNAVFANGNINNYDDYIERLQEGYGLQGIKLGYNKAVKVATLLSDKQMVIKEGKDYAFNPEYHY
- a CDS encoding helix-turn-helix domain-containing protein, yielding MEKDQLTFNDLPTVVGELCDRIASMENLLTEKLSKQYETKENTHVPMTVQEACNYLKMPLSTFYYKVKKDDIPVIKQGKHLYIYRDELDRWLESSRKTPAPQSFEEENESMLASHRRKPNPKNW
- a CDS encoding tyrosine-type recombinase/integrase, which codes for MHECKTVTLRTRPLKGRMMSFYLDYYPGYRDKETMKVIRHESLGIYVYANPRNKREQNFNEVMTEKAEAIRCRRFESVVNERYDFFDKYKLKADFLEHYRKQLRKHDQKWEFVYLHFNNFVHGKCTFEEIDIDLCNKFREYLLTAKKLRRKGRITRNSASGYWSTFRGFLKILYRNGMIKTNVNDFLDKIETEDVVKEYLSVDELYKLAETPCKKPILKIASLFSCMTSLRISDILALCWEDIVDYSAGGKCVHIITQKNKAEDIIPISEEALGLIGYNSEKKGLVFKGLMRSWTQIPMKEWIRSAGITKNITFHSYRRTFATLQAAAGTDIRTIQSIMAHKSITTTQRYIKVVDANKREASKKITLTRKD
- a CDS encoding helix-turn-helix domain-containing protein, which codes for MEVRKICQRCGKPFIAQKTTTCYCSHQCSNLGYKERIRERKRQLKRSQELLQPRQAAEGQDFFSFAQAAKLMGVTRQYIYKLVKESKLRASRISGKKSLIRRADIELMMKTKPYERIMPKEDFDITEYYTAEEIAEKYKVNAKWVWTYTRQHKVPKVRIRQFNYYSKKHIDAAFAKYEVDSDLTEWYTPEDIQEKYGMTRVAIRSQVYRNNIPSKKEHGQIFYSKLHFDLSKSSEQESKAEYYTVKEAMEKFKLSRDSVYGILQFHQINREKNGRFVRFLKVEFDRVMGVHK
- the mnmE gene encoding tRNA uridine-5-carboxymethylaminomethyl(34) synthesis GTPase MnmE, translated to MNQDTICAIATAQGGAIGSIRVSGPEAISITSRIFKPAKAGKLFNDQKPYTLTFGRIYDGEEIIDEVLVSLFRAPHSYTGENSTEITCHGSSYILQQVMQLLIKNGCRMAQPGEYTQRAFLNGKMDLSQAEAVADLIASSSAATHRLAMSQMRGGFSKELTDLRNKLLNFTSMIELELDFSEEDVEFADRSALRKLADEIEQVISRLVHSFSVGNAIKNGVPVAIIGETNAGKSTLLNVLLNEERAIVSDIHGTTRDVIEDTINIGGVTFRFIDTAGIRETNDTIESLGIERTFQKLDQAEIVLWMIDSVNAASQIEQLSEKIIPRCEGKHLIAVFNKADLIEEKQKEDLLTLLKDFSKEYTESIFISAKQRGNTEELQKMLINAAHLPTVTQNDIIVTNVRHYEALSKALEAIHRVQDGLDSQISGDFLSQDIRECIFFISDIAGEVTNDMVLQNIFQHFCIGK